Proteins found in one Bacillota bacterium genomic segment:
- a CDS encoding basic amino acid ABC transporter substrate-binding protein, producing the protein MKKTVVFLMLMVMVLGTTSAALAQKPVLTVAGDAAFVPFEFVDEKNQIVGFDVDLAKAIGEAMGYEVVYLNLAWDGLIPSLLNKNIDMIASGMSITEERAKQVNFSEPYFTSVLTIVVHQNNNSIQTLEDLAGKIVAVQINTTGDFAASEIDGVKINRYNTVPEALQNIVIGIVDAAVIDLPVAEAFFAANPHAPLKHVGKVSDDDTFGLALRKEDTDLLEKVNAALAQIKADGTYDQIYDKWFSGN; encoded by the coding sequence ATGAAAAAAACTGTTGTGTTTTTAATGCTGATGGTAATGGTTTTAGGAACTACTTCGGCGGCACTGGCGCAAAAACCTGTTTTAACAGTAGCCGGCGATGCAGCCTTTGTTCCCTTCGAGTTTGTTGACGAGAAAAACCAGATTGTTGGTTTTGACGTGGATCTGGCTAAAGCAATCGGTGAAGCGATGGGCTATGAAGTAGTATACCTCAATCTTGCCTGGGATGGCCTGATTCCGAGCCTGCTCAACAAAAACATCGATATGATCGCTTCGGGAATGTCCATAACCGAAGAAAGAGCCAAGCAGGTCAATTTCTCTGAACCGTATTTCACATCGGTTTTAACAATCGTGGTGCACCAAAACAATAACTCGATCCAGACTTTGGAAGACCTGGCCGGCAAGATAGTAGCTGTTCAGATTAACACTACCGGTGATTTTGCTGCATCGGAGATTGACGGTGTTAAAATCAACCGCTACAATACTGTACCGGAAGCGCTCCAGAATATCGTCATCGGCATCGTTGACGCAGCGGTAATCGACCTACCGGTAGCTGAAGCTTTCTTTGCAGCTAATCCCCACGCACCGCTAAAGCATGTCGGCAAAGTTTCGGATGATGATACCTTTGGTTTAGCTCTGCGGAAGGAAGATACAGACCTTTTAGAGAAAGTAAACGCAGCACTCGCCCAAATCAAAGCAGATGGCACTTACGATCAAATCTACGATAAGTGGTTTTCTGGTAACTAA